Proteins encoded together in one Mycobacterium noviomagense window:
- a CDS encoding MBL fold metallo-hydrolase yields MIERVVTHGTFELDGGSWEVDNNIWIVGDDSDVVVFDAAHVAEPIVKAVGGRNVVAVVCTHGHNDHVTVAPELGKTLDAPVLLHPADDVLWRMTHPDEGFRVVSDGDTVQVAGTELRALHTPGHSPGSVCWYAPDLGAVFSGDTLFQGGPGATGRSFSDFPTILASIKDRLGTLPADTVVYTGHGDTTTVGGEIVHYDEWVARGH; encoded by the coding sequence GTGATCGAGCGGGTGGTCACCCACGGCACGTTCGAACTCGACGGCGGCAGTTGGGAAGTCGACAACAACATCTGGATCGTCGGCGACGATTCCGACGTCGTGGTGTTCGACGCCGCCCACGTTGCCGAACCGATTGTCAAGGCCGTCGGCGGCCGCAATGTGGTGGCGGTCGTGTGCACCCACGGTCACAACGATCACGTGACGGTCGCTCCGGAGCTGGGCAAGACGCTCGACGCGCCCGTACTGCTGCATCCGGCCGACGATGTGCTGTGGCGGATGACCCATCCGGACGAGGGGTTTCGCGTGGTGTCTGACGGGGATACCGTGCAGGTAGCCGGCACGGAGTTACGGGCGCTACACACACCCGGCCACTCCCCCGGTTCGGTGTGCTGGTATGCCCCCGACCTCGGTGCGGTGTTCAGCGGCGACACGCTCTTCCAGGGTGGGCCGGGCGCGACGGGACGCTCGTTCTCCGATTTCCCGACCATCCTGGCGTCGATCAAGGATCGCCTCGGCACGCTGCCTGCCGACACGGTCGTGTACACGGGGCACGGCGACACCACCACCGTGGGCGGGGAGATCGTCCACTACGACGAATGGGTGGCCCGCGGCCACTGA
- a CDS encoding SDR family oxidoreductase, with protein MATNLAVTVPDLSGKLAVVTGSNSGLGFGLTRRLAAAGADVVMAIRNRAKGEAAIAEIRATVPDAKLTIKNLDLSSLASVAALGEELNAEGRPIDILINNAGVMTPPERDTTADGFELQFGSNHLGHFALTGHVLPLLRAAEHARVVSLSSLAARQSGKIHFDDLQFEKSYAAMQAYGQSKLAVLMFARELDRRSREAGWGIMSNAAHPGLTKTNLQISGPSHGRSKPSVMERLYKLSWQLTPFLWQDIAEGILPALYAAVSPDAEGGAFYGPRGVYELAGGGVKPAKVPARARNDADSRRLWEISEQLTGVRYPNSN; from the coding sequence ATGGCCACCAATCTCGCGGTCACCGTGCCCGACCTGTCCGGGAAACTCGCCGTCGTCACCGGGTCGAACAGCGGCCTCGGTTTCGGCCTGACGCGTCGGCTGGCTGCGGCCGGCGCCGACGTCGTCATGGCGATCCGCAACCGCGCCAAAGGCGAGGCGGCGATCGCCGAAATCCGGGCGACGGTCCCCGACGCCAAGCTGACCATCAAAAACCTGGACCTGTCGTCGCTGGCCAGCGTCGCGGCGCTGGGCGAGGAGCTCAACGCCGAGGGCCGCCCCATCGACATCCTGATCAACAACGCCGGCGTGATGACTCCACCGGAACGCGACACCACCGCCGACGGATTCGAATTGCAATTCGGCAGCAACCATCTCGGACATTTCGCACTGACCGGGCACGTCTTGCCGCTGTTGCGCGCCGCCGAGCATGCGCGCGTCGTCTCGCTGAGCAGCCTGGCCGCACGCCAAAGCGGCAAGATCCACTTCGACGACTTGCAGTTCGAGAAGTCCTACGCGGCGATGCAGGCCTACGGTCAGTCGAAGCTGGCGGTGCTGATGTTCGCCCGTGAGCTCGACCGCCGCAGCCGCGAAGCCGGGTGGGGCATCATGTCCAACGCCGCGCACCCGGGTTTGACCAAAACCAACCTGCAGATCAGCGGCCCATCCCACGGTCGCTCCAAGCCGTCAGTGATGGAACGCTTGTACAAGCTGTCGTGGCAGCTGACGCCGTTTCTGTGGCAAGACATCGCCGAGGGAATCCTGCCCGCGCTCTATGCAGCGGTGTCGCCGGACGCCGAGGGTGGCGCCTTTTACGGACCTCGCGGTGTCTACGAACTTGCAGGCGGCGGAGTCAAACCGGCCAAGGTGCCTGCGCGGGCCCGCAACGACGCCGACAGTCGGCGGTTGTGGGAGATCTCCGAACAGCTCACCGGCGTCAGGTATCCAAATTCGAACTGA
- a CDS encoding Hsp70 family protein, whose product MANGERPAVGLSIGATNLAAVTADRAVTRKPVLTLYRGRPPEVGVPAENPNLTEPGLVITDFVDKIGDPAGIVAADGSTHRPETLVADALRVLAYTATGGRALPEAVAVSYPAHWAPPAVEALRAALSRVAEWSRGPQPVVLASDAAAALVALQANPGLPARGVIAVCDFGGTGTSLSLVDAANGYQPVVPTVRHSDFSGDQIDQALLNHVVATLSAEGSFDTAGTSAIGSLTRLRSQCRSAKEQLSSSTVATLSAELPGFSGDIQVTRAELDDVIRQPLDGFVAAIRQTMAGNGIGADLAAVAAVGGGANIPAVTTALSQLRVPVITAPRPHLTAAIGAALRAARGPADDSPTAVAPTMAAAVDPFAEAADPTMMAEAAPESGGAPALAWSEADDDSGIMPISTGEYPAPHNVSPATAQPPRIDRPQRPAEPRRPVVPWYRRPAVLVIGTALVVLALAAAIMIALRHTSGGGAPTTPSPSVSTTPQSTGTSAPSTESSSTDTTTVTQSSSSPSSTESTTTPPSSTQSTTTQPTTTQPTTTQPSTATTTQAPTTTSAPAPVAPAIPRIPGVPGFLQPGPGSGGQAG is encoded by the coding sequence ATGGCAAACGGAGAACGCCCGGCGGTAGGCCTGTCGATAGGTGCCACCAACCTGGCCGCGGTCACCGCCGACCGTGCCGTCACCCGTAAACCGGTGCTGACGCTGTATCGGGGTCGTCCGCCCGAAGTCGGTGTGCCAGCGGAAAACCCAAACCTCACCGAGCCCGGCCTGGTGATCACCGACTTCGTCGACAAGATCGGAGATCCGGCCGGGATCGTGGCAGCCGACGGCTCGACACACCGACCGGAGACGCTGGTCGCCGACGCGCTACGCGTACTGGCCTACACCGCAACCGGCGGACGGGCGCTGCCGGAGGCTGTGGCGGTGAGCTACCCGGCGCACTGGGCGCCGCCCGCCGTGGAGGCGTTGCGGGCCGCGTTGAGCCGTGTCGCCGAATGGTCACGTGGCCCGCAGCCGGTTGTGCTGGCGTCAGATGCGGCCGCGGCGCTCGTCGCGCTGCAGGCCAACCCCGGCCTGCCGGCCCGCGGGGTCATCGCGGTGTGCGACTTCGGCGGCACCGGCACCAGCCTCAGCCTGGTCGACGCCGCCAACGGTTACCAGCCTGTCGTTCCCACCGTGCGACACAGCGACTTCTCCGGTGACCAGATCGACCAGGCGCTGCTGAACCATGTTGTGGCCACCCTGTCGGCGGAGGGTTCGTTCGACACCGCGGGCACCTCAGCGATCGGCTCGCTGACCCGGCTGCGGTCGCAATGCCGAAGCGCCAAGGAACAGCTGTCGTCCAGCACGGTAGCCACGCTGTCGGCCGAGTTGCCCGGGTTCAGCGGCGACATCCAGGTGACCCGGGCCGAGCTCGACGACGTGATCCGCCAGCCACTGGACGGTTTTGTCGCCGCGATCCGACAAACCATGGCAGGCAACGGAATTGGCGCCGATCTCGCCGCAGTCGCCGCGGTGGGCGGTGGAGCCAATATCCCGGCCGTCACCACTGCACTGTCGCAGCTGCGGGTACCCGTCATCACCGCACCGCGGCCGCACCTGACGGCGGCGATCGGCGCGGCGCTGCGGGCCGCGCGTGGCCCAGCCGACGACAGTCCAACGGCAGTGGCTCCCACGATGGCAGCGGCAGTGGATCCCTTCGCGGAGGCGGCGGATCCAACGATGATGGCCGAGGCCGCGCCCGAGTCCGGCGGCGCGCCGGCGCTCGCGTGGTCAGAGGCCGACGACGATTCGGGCATCATGCCGATCAGCACCGGTGAATACCCGGCACCGCACAACGTCAGTCCGGCGACCGCACAGCCGCCACGGATCGACCGCCCGCAACGCCCGGCCGAACCCCGCCGACCCGTCGTCCCGTGGTATCGACGGCCGGCGGTGCTGGTCATAGGCACGGCTCTGGTGGTGCTGGCGTTGGCCGCGGCGATCATGATTGCGCTGCGGCACACCTCCGGCGGCGGCGCTCCGACGACGCCGTCACCCAGCGTGAGCACGACGCCGCAGTCGACGGGAACATCGGCTCCCTCGACCGAAAGCTCCAGCACCGACACCACGACGGTGACCCAGTCATCGTCGAGTCCGTCGTCAACGGAGTCGACGACCACACCGCCGTCGTCAACGCAGTCGACGACAACACAACCGACGACAACACAACCGACGACTACCCAGCCCTCGACAGCCACAACTACTCAGGCGCCGACGACGACGTCGGCTCCAGCGCCAGTAGCTCCGGCTATCCCGAGAATTCCGGGTGTTCCGGGATTCCTGCAGCCGGGACCGGGTTCCGGCGGACAAGCCGGCTAG
- a CDS encoding cytochrome b has translation MILAEARLPAEYLGKTVDEHLRRQPRGPLVRIGNRLTYRTPALPSTVGPLERRLVVVSDVSLYALLAIQPLIGWAMLSAGGGPVVVLGSVRLPRIAPFDAHLFWLLRQGHSIVAYALLVVIAAHVSAIMLHTVTLRDGMLSRMTFALTPARRRGRPLRVIGVARRKAADVQTRRGVGYRLRRQAGDRRDRQAPAVRAGGGRRQQPRQGGPRCRRDLRPA, from the coding sequence GTGATTCTTGCGGAAGCCAGATTGCCGGCCGAATACCTTGGCAAAACCGTCGATGAGCACTTGCGGCGTCAACCGCGCGGGCCCTTGGTCCGCATTGGCAACCGGCTGACTTATCGGACCCCGGCCCTGCCGAGCACCGTGGGGCCGCTGGAACGCAGGCTTGTCGTCGTGTCCGACGTCTCGCTGTACGCGTTGCTGGCGATCCAGCCGCTCATCGGGTGGGCCATGCTGTCGGCCGGCGGCGGCCCGGTCGTCGTGCTCGGATCGGTGCGCCTTCCGCGCATCGCGCCGTTTGACGCCCACTTGTTTTGGCTACTGCGGCAGGGCCATTCGATTGTCGCCTATGCCCTCTTGGTGGTGATCGCCGCGCACGTTTCGGCGATCATGCTGCATACGGTGACGCTGCGCGACGGGATGCTGTCCCGGATGACGTTCGCGCTGACTCCGGCCCGTCGCCGGGGCCGCCCGCTTAGGGTGATCGGGGTGGCGAGACGGAAGGCGGCTGATGTCCAAACGCGTCGTGGTGTGGGGTACCGGCTTCGTCGGCAAGCTGGTGATCGCCGAGATCGTCAAGCACCCGCTGTTCGAGCTGGTGGGGGTCGGCGTCAGCAACCCCGCCAAGGTGGGCCGCGATGTCGGCGAGATCTGCGGCCTGCCTGA
- a CDS encoding S-(hydroxymethyl)mycothiol dehydrogenase — translation MSQTVRGVVSRKKGEPVELVDVVIPDPGPGEVVLDVTACGVCHTDLTYREGGITDDYPFLLGHEAAGTVEAVGPDVTAVEPGDFVILNWRAVCGQCRACKRGRPHLCFDTFNAEQKMTLTDGTELTPALGIGAFADKTLVHQGQCTKVDSAADPAVAGLLGCGVMAGIGAAINTGGVTRDDTVAVIGCGGVGDAAIAGAALVGARRIIAVDTDNTKLEWARGFGATHTVNARDADVVKTIQELTDGFGANVVIDAVGRPETWEQAFYARDLAGTVVLVGVPTPEMRIDMPLLDFFSHGGALKSSWYGDCLPERDFPTLIDLYLQGRLPLEKFVSERIGLGDVEEAFRKMHGGKVLRSVVML, via the coding sequence ATGAGTCAGACAGTGCGCGGCGTGGTTTCACGCAAAAAGGGTGAGCCGGTCGAGTTGGTGGACGTCGTCATTCCCGACCCTGGTCCGGGTGAAGTGGTGCTTGACGTCACCGCCTGCGGGGTGTGCCACACCGATCTCACCTACCGGGAGGGCGGCATCACCGACGACTACCCGTTTCTGCTCGGCCACGAAGCCGCCGGCACCGTCGAGGCGGTCGGGCCGGATGTGACCGCAGTGGAACCCGGCGACTTCGTGATCCTGAACTGGCGCGCGGTCTGCGGTCAGTGCCGGGCCTGCAAGCGCGGCAGGCCACACCTGTGCTTCGACACCTTCAATGCCGAACAGAAGATGACGCTGACCGACGGCACTGAACTGACCCCTGCCTTGGGCATCGGCGCGTTCGCCGACAAGACGCTGGTGCATCAAGGCCAATGCACCAAGGTCGATTCCGCGGCCGACCCTGCGGTGGCCGGGCTACTTGGCTGCGGCGTGATGGCCGGGATCGGCGCTGCGATCAACACCGGCGGCGTCACCCGCGACGACACTGTCGCGGTGATCGGCTGCGGCGGGGTCGGTGACGCCGCGATCGCCGGCGCGGCGCTGGTCGGGGCCCGGCGGATCATCGCCGTCGACACCGACAACACCAAACTCGAGTGGGCCCGCGGGTTCGGCGCCACCCACACGGTCAACGCCCGTGACGCCGACGTCGTCAAGACCATCCAAGAGCTCACCGACGGGTTCGGGGCCAACGTGGTGATCGACGCGGTGGGCCGGCCGGAGACCTGGGAACAAGCCTTCTACGCCCGCGACCTCGCGGGAACCGTTGTGCTGGTTGGGGTTCCGACACCGGAGATGCGCATCGACATGCCACTGCTGGACTTCTTCTCCCATGGCGGAGCGCTGAAGTCGTCGTGGTACGGCGACTGCTTGCCCGAACGCGACTTCCCCACGCTGATCGACCTGTATCTGCAGGGCCGGCTGCCGCTGGAGAAGTTCGTCTCCGAACGCATCGGGCTTGGCGACGTCGAGGAGGCCTTCCGCAAGATGCACGGCGGTAAGGTGCTGCGCTCGGTGGTGATGCTGTGA
- a CDS encoding diacylglycerol kinase, translated as MKRQRDISQVTVLTNPASGHGHAPHAAEKAVARLQQRGVDVVEIVGTDAGHARRLVDEALERGTDAVVVVGGDGVIGLVLQTLAGSDIPLGIVPAGTGNDHAREYGIPKDPVAAADIVADGWTETVDLGRIRDRAGGVTWFGTVAAAGFDSLVTDRANRMRWPRGRMRYNLAMLAELSQLRLLPFRLVFDGKEVVTHLTLAAFGNTRSYGGGMLICPHADHADGRLDITMVHTASRARLVRLFPTVFKGTHVDLDEVSTARAQSVDVESPGINAYADGEYVCALPAEISAVSGALHVLRKTSPLPG; from the coding sequence GTGAAACGTCAGCGCGACATCAGCCAGGTGACCGTGCTGACCAATCCGGCCTCAGGGCACGGACACGCGCCGCATGCCGCTGAGAAAGCCGTCGCGCGGTTGCAGCAGCGGGGGGTCGACGTCGTCGAAATCGTCGGGACCGATGCCGGCCACGCGCGCCGACTGGTGGATGAGGCCCTCGAGCGCGGCACAGACGCAGTGGTGGTCGTCGGCGGCGACGGTGTGATCGGCCTCGTGCTGCAGACGTTGGCGGGCAGCGACATTCCGCTGGGAATCGTGCCCGCGGGCACGGGCAACGACCATGCTCGCGAATACGGGATTCCCAAGGACCCGGTAGCCGCCGCCGATATCGTCGCCGACGGGTGGACGGAAACCGTCGACTTAGGAAGAATCCGCGACCGCGCCGGTGGCGTCACGTGGTTCGGCACCGTTGCCGCGGCGGGATTCGATTCGCTGGTGACCGATCGGGCCAACCGGATGCGCTGGCCGCGCGGACGGATGCGCTACAACCTCGCGATGCTTGCGGAGCTGTCGCAGTTGCGGCTGCTGCCGTTTCGGCTGGTGTTCGACGGCAAAGAGGTCGTCACCCATCTGACGCTGGCGGCATTTGGCAATACCCGCAGTTACGGCGGCGGCATGCTGATTTGCCCCCATGCCGACCACGCCGACGGCCGGCTCGACATCACGATGGTGCACACGGCATCGCGAGCCCGATTGGTCCGCTTGTTCCCCACCGTGTTCAAAGGAACCCACGTCGACCTCGACGAGGTGAGCACGGCACGCGCACAGTCAGTCGATGTTGAGTCGCCTGGTATCAACGCCTACGCCGACGGTGAGTACGTGTGCGCACTGCCGGCTGAGATCAGCGCGGTCTCAGGCGCGCTGCACGTGCTTCGGAAAACTAGCCCACTCCCTGGCTGA
- a CDS encoding NAD(P)H-dependent amine dehydrogenase family protein encodes MIAEIVKHPLFELVGVGVSNPAKVGRDVGEICGLPEPVGITATDDVDALIALKPDALVHYGPTAAHAQDNIALMTRFLRAGIDVCSTAMTPWVWPTMHLNPPSWIQPITEACELGESSCFTTGIDPGFANDLLPMTLMGVCSEVRKVKASELLDYTNYTGDYENEMGIGREPEFQPVLQNPDVLVFAWGATVPMIAHAAGIMLDEITTTWDKWVTPTERKTAKGVIKAGQVAAVRFTINGVYQGKTRIQLEHVNRIGHDAAPDWPKGTQDDVYRVDIDGTPSVSQETAFRFTDGSGRDAATAGCLATGMRALNAVPAVNDLSPGWVTALDLPLIAGAGTIR; translated from the coding sequence GTGATCGCCGAGATCGTCAAGCACCCGCTGTTCGAGCTGGTGGGGGTCGGCGTCAGCAACCCCGCCAAGGTGGGCCGCGATGTCGGCGAGATCTGCGGCCTGCCTGAACCCGTCGGCATCACCGCCACCGACGACGTCGACGCGCTGATCGCGCTCAAGCCCGACGCGCTGGTGCACTACGGTCCCACGGCAGCGCATGCCCAGGACAACATCGCGCTGATGACCCGGTTCCTGCGGGCCGGAATCGACGTGTGCTCCACCGCGATGACGCCCTGGGTGTGGCCGACCATGCACCTGAACCCGCCCAGCTGGATTCAGCCGATCACGGAGGCCTGCGAGCTGGGGGAGTCGTCGTGTTTCACCACCGGGATCGACCCCGGTTTCGCCAATGACCTGTTGCCGATGACGCTGATGGGGGTGTGCTCAGAAGTGCGCAAGGTCAAAGCCTCCGAGCTGCTCGACTACACCAACTACACCGGCGACTACGAAAACGAGATGGGCATCGGCCGCGAACCCGAATTCCAGCCGGTGCTGCAAAACCCCGACGTGCTGGTCTTCGCCTGGGGCGCCACGGTCCCGATGATCGCCCACGCCGCCGGCATCATGCTCGACGAGATCACCACCACCTGGGACAAGTGGGTGACTCCCACCGAGCGCAAGACGGCGAAGGGCGTCATCAAAGCCGGACAAGTCGCGGCGGTCCGGTTCACCATCAACGGCGTCTACCAGGGCAAAACCCGCATCCAGCTTGAACACGTCAACCGCATCGGTCACGACGCCGCGCCCGACTGGCCCAAAGGAACCCAGGACGACGTCTACCGCGTGGACATCGACGGAACGCCAAGCGTCTCCCAGGAGACCGCGTTTCGGTTCACCGACGGATCCGGGCGTGACGCCGCCACAGCCGGATGCCTGGCCACGGGAATGCGTGCACTCAACGCTGTCCCGGCGGTCAACGACTTGTCTCCCGGTTGGGTCACCGCGCTGGACCTTCCGCTGATCGCCGGGGCCGGCACCATTCGCTGA
- a CDS encoding serine hydrolase domain-containing protein — protein sequence MAALDALDDWPVSTAAAAVVGPSGTLASHGDTGREFALASVTKPLAARAVQVAIEEGVVELDTPAGPPGSTVRHLLAHASGLAMHSDHILAKPGSRRVYSNQGFTVLAEAVEQASGIEFTRYLSEAVFEPLTMAATRLDGGAEVAGFGATSTVADLAAFAVDLLRPATVSAQMHAEATTVQFPGLDGVLPGYGVQRPNDWGLGFEIRDAKSPHWTGASNSARTFGHFGQSGSFIWADPDADLALVVLTDRDFGDWALPLWPAISDAVISQHRTLAQQGHQEAQ from the coding sequence ATGGCTGCACTCGATGCACTCGACGACTGGCCCGTCTCAACCGCCGCCGCCGCGGTCGTCGGACCGTCCGGCACCCTGGCCAGCCACGGCGACACGGGCCGCGAATTCGCGCTGGCGTCGGTGACCAAACCCTTGGCGGCCCGCGCGGTGCAGGTCGCCATCGAAGAAGGTGTCGTCGAGCTGGACACTCCGGCCGGCCCACCCGGCTCCACGGTTCGCCACCTGTTAGCGCACGCGTCCGGGCTGGCGATGCACTCGGACCACATACTGGCCAAGCCCGGCAGCCGACGGGTGTACTCCAACCAGGGCTTTACCGTGCTGGCCGAGGCGGTGGAGCAGGCATCGGGCATCGAGTTCACTCGATACCTCAGCGAAGCGGTCTTCGAGCCGCTGACGATGGCCGCGACCCGGCTGGACGGCGGCGCGGAGGTGGCGGGCTTCGGCGCCACCTCGACGGTCGCCGACCTGGCGGCCTTTGCAGTCGACCTGCTGCGCCCGGCGACCGTCTCGGCGCAGATGCACGCCGAGGCGACCACCGTGCAATTTCCCGGTCTGGACGGAGTGCTGCCCGGATATGGCGTGCAGCGGCCCAACGACTGGGGCCTCGGTTTTGAGATCCGCGACGCCAAATCGCCCCACTGGACCGGCGCATCCAACTCGGCGCGGACATTCGGCCATTTCGGCCAATCGGGCAGCTTCATCTGGGCCGATCCGGACGCTGACCTGGCTTTGGTAGTGCTGACCGACCGCGATTTCGGCGACTGGGCGTTGCCCCTGTGGCCCGCGATATCCGACGCAGTAATTTCCCAGCACCGCACACTAGCGCAACAGGGGCATCAAGAGGCACAATAG
- a CDS encoding FAD-binding oxidoreductase, with protein MKWNAWGDPAAAKPLSEWIQSLLEQALAVKDSGATELPADQVRLRPSALEQGDYDALAAIVGQQYCRVGDRDRLLHAGGKSTLDLLRRKNTGVQDAPDAVLLPGDDDEVAATLRHCSERGIAVVPFGGGTSVVGGLDPVRGQFNAVVSLDLRRFDRLHALDDVSGVAELGAGVTGPQAERLLGEHGFSLGHFPQSFEFATIGGFAATRSSGQDSAGYGRFDDMIRALRVVTPAGVLELGRAPASAAGPDLRELLIGSEGVFGVITRVRLRVHRVPEASIYEAWSFPDFATGAAALRAVAQTGTGPTVIRLSDEAETGVNLATTDAIGEQQITGGCLAITVFEGTAAHAESRHAETRSLLQAHGGTSLGEEPARAWERGRFSAPYLRDSLLSAGALCETLETATDWSNIAPLKAAVTDALTAALAESGTPALVLCHISHVYATGASLYFTVVAGQRGNPIEQWRAAKAAASKAIMATGGTISHHHAVGADHRPWMRDEIGDLGVQILRAVKNALDPAGILNPRKLIP; from the coding sequence ATGAAGTGGAACGCGTGGGGCGATCCTGCTGCGGCCAAACCGCTGTCGGAGTGGATCCAGTCGCTGCTGGAACAGGCTCTGGCCGTGAAGGATTCGGGCGCAACTGAGCTGCCCGCGGACCAGGTGCGGCTGCGCCCGAGCGCGCTGGAGCAGGGCGACTATGACGCACTGGCGGCGATCGTCGGGCAACAGTACTGCCGCGTCGGTGACCGTGACCGGTTGCTGCATGCCGGCGGCAAGTCCACCCTGGACTTGCTGCGCCGCAAGAACACCGGCGTTCAGGACGCACCCGACGCGGTGCTGCTGCCCGGCGACGACGACGAGGTAGCGGCGACCCTGCGGCATTGCTCCGAGCGCGGCATCGCCGTCGTTCCCTTCGGTGGCGGCACCAGCGTGGTGGGTGGGCTCGACCCGGTCAGGGGGCAGTTCAACGCCGTCGTGTCGCTGGATCTGCGCCGCTTCGATCGGTTGCACGCGCTCGACGACGTGTCCGGTGTGGCCGAACTCGGTGCCGGCGTCACCGGCCCGCAGGCCGAGCGACTGCTTGGCGAACACGGCTTTTCGCTCGGGCATTTTCCGCAGAGCTTCGAGTTCGCCACCATTGGCGGCTTTGCGGCGACCCGTTCGTCGGGCCAGGACTCGGCGGGCTACGGCCGTTTCGACGACATGATCCGCGCGCTGCGAGTCGTCACCCCGGCGGGCGTGCTGGAGCTGGGCCGGGCACCGGCGTCGGCGGCCGGACCGGACCTGCGGGAGTTGTTGATCGGCTCGGAGGGCGTGTTCGGCGTTATTACCCGGGTGCGGCTGCGGGTGCACCGCGTGCCCGAGGCCAGCATCTACGAGGCATGGTCGTTTCCGGACTTCGCCACTGGAGCCGCCGCTTTGCGCGCCGTCGCCCAAACCGGCACGGGGCCAACCGTCATCCGGCTTTCCGACGAAGCGGAGACCGGGGTCAACCTGGCCACCACCGATGCGATCGGCGAGCAGCAGATCACCGGCGGCTGCCTGGCCATCACCGTGTTCGAAGGCACCGCGGCGCACGCCGAAAGCAGGCATGCCGAAACACGATCCCTGTTGCAAGCGCACGGCGGCACGTCGCTGGGTGAGGAGCCGGCGCGGGCTTGGGAGCGCGGCCGGTTCAGCGCGCCGTACCTGCGCGACTCGCTGCTGTCGGCGGGCGCGCTGTGTGAGACCCTCGAGACCGCCACCGACTGGTCGAACATTGCGCCGCTGAAGGCTGCGGTCACCGACGCGCTGACGGCCGCGCTGGCCGAATCCGGCACGCCGGCGCTTGTGCTGTGCCACATTTCGCACGTGTATGCCACCGGCGCTTCGCTGTACTTCACCGTCGTGGCCGGGCAACGCGGCAACCCGATCGAGCAGTGGCGCGCCGCCAAGGCCGCGGCGTCCAAGGCGATCATGGCCACCGGCGGAACAATCTCCCACCACCACGCCGTGGGCGCAGATCACCGGCCCTGGATGCGCGACGAGATCGGCGACCTGGGCGTGCAGATCCTGCGGGCCGTCAAGAACGCGCTCGATCCGGCTGGAATCCTCAACCCCCGCAAGCTGATTCCGTGA
- a CDS encoding SHOCT domain-containing protein: MTGAKAATRIGLTMSIVTLVVGVVGVIATLMLNAFVMDKYNAYGEVPVPGSGSLRLPAGEVTVSFHTRVISSPSGSGLPVPRLTMTLIPPAGVADPAVTESFGSTTTINNDAHRRVWLVQVPVEGTYYVKASGQVGGFISPRLAFGQRSSHGQLVWVFALLAVLGLVNLVCALWWSARVRRRSHRVATEQPVAAATSAPDVLYAPSDEGVRVEQLKNLAALRDSGALTEAEFEAEKRRILDGR, encoded by the coding sequence ATGACCGGTGCAAAAGCCGCGACCCGGATCGGGCTTACCATGTCGATCGTCACGCTGGTGGTGGGTGTCGTCGGCGTCATAGCCACCCTGATGCTCAACGCATTCGTGATGGACAAATACAACGCCTACGGCGAGGTGCCTGTCCCCGGGTCGGGCAGCCTGCGGTTGCCGGCGGGCGAGGTCACGGTCAGTTTCCACACTCGGGTGATCTCGAGTCCGAGCGGCAGTGGCCTGCCGGTGCCGCGGCTGACGATGACGCTCATCCCGCCCGCCGGTGTCGCGGACCCGGCCGTGACCGAAAGCTTCGGCAGTACAACGACAATCAACAATGACGCACATCGGCGGGTGTGGTTGGTGCAGGTTCCGGTCGAGGGCACCTACTACGTCAAAGCCAGCGGGCAAGTCGGCGGGTTCATCAGCCCGCGACTGGCATTCGGTCAGCGGAGTTCGCACGGCCAGCTGGTGTGGGTGTTCGCCCTGTTGGCCGTGCTTGGCCTGGTGAACCTGGTTTGCGCGCTGTGGTGGTCGGCCCGGGTTCGGCGGCGGTCACACCGGGTAGCGACCGAACAGCCGGTGGCTGCCGCCACGTCTGCGCCCGACGTCTTGTACGCACCCAGCGACGAAGGCGTTCGCGTCGAGCAACTGAAAAACTTGGCGGCGCTGCGGGATTCGGGCGCCTTGACCGAAGCGGAGTTCGAGGCGGAGAAACGCCGCATCCTCGACGGGCGCTAG
- a CDS encoding DUF3145 domain-containing protein, protein MRASNQFADATTGVVYIHASPAAVCPHVEWALSSTLGAPANLKWTPQPAMPGQLRAVTNWVGPVGTGARLANALRSWSVLRFEVTEDPSPGVDGQRFSHTPQLGLWSGTTSANGDIMVGEMRLRAMMAAGADALAAELDSALGTAWDEALEVYRDGGDVGEVTWLSQGVG, encoded by the coding sequence ATGCGTGCGTCGAACCAATTCGCCGACGCGACGACCGGCGTGGTGTACATCCACGCCTCGCCGGCGGCGGTGTGCCCCCATGTCGAGTGGGCGTTGTCGTCGACCCTCGGCGCCCCGGCGAACCTGAAGTGGACCCCCCAGCCGGCGATGCCGGGACAGCTGCGCGCGGTGACCAATTGGGTCGGCCCGGTCGGCACCGGCGCCCGGTTGGCCAACGCGCTGCGCTCCTGGTCGGTGCTGCGCTTCGAGGTCACCGAGGATCCCAGCCCCGGCGTCGACGGTCAGCGGTTCAGCCACACCCCGCAGCTAGGACTGTGGAGCGGGACGACGAGCGCCAACGGCGACATCATGGTCGGCGAGATGCGGCTGCGAGCGATGATGGCCGCTGGCGCTGACGCGCTGGCCGCCGAACTGGATTCCGCCTTGGGCACCGCGTGGGACGAAGCGCTCGAGGTGTACCGCGACGGCGGCGACGTCGGCGAAGTGACCTGGCTCAGCCAGGGAGTGGGCTAG